A region from the Inhella inkyongensis genome encodes:
- a CDS encoding carbon-nitrogen hydrolase family protein: protein MRLAAIQLVSTPRLYDNLERTRHWVNEAAAQGAEFIALPEYFCLMGQSDTDKLGVAEALGEGPIQALLSELARQHGVWLLGGTLPLKSEGSDKVSNTSLVFGPEGQLQARYDKIHLFSFHSGLGESYDEGRVQQAGSQPVAFEMKGLRTALSICYDLRFPELYRALTPDLICAPSAFTHTTGKAHWELLLRARAVENLAYLTAPAQGGLHENGRRTWGHTMIVDPWGEVLACVPEGEGLALATLELRRLEAVRKALPCLQHRRL from the coding sequence ATGAGACTCGCCGCCATCCAACTCGTCTCCACCCCGCGCCTGTACGACAACCTCGAGCGCACCCGCCATTGGGTGAACGAGGCCGCCGCCCAAGGCGCCGAGTTCATCGCCCTGCCCGAGTACTTCTGCCTGATGGGCCAGAGCGACACGGACAAGCTGGGAGTGGCCGAAGCACTGGGCGAGGGGCCGATTCAGGCCCTGCTCAGTGAGCTGGCGCGCCAGCATGGCGTGTGGCTGCTGGGCGGCACGCTGCCCCTGAAGTCTGAAGGCAGCGACAAGGTCAGCAACACCAGCCTGGTGTTCGGGCCGGAAGGCCAGCTGCAAGCCCGCTACGACAAGATCCACCTCTTCAGCTTCCACAGCGGCCTGGGCGAAAGCTATGACGAGGGCCGCGTGCAGCAGGCCGGCAGCCAGCCCGTGGCCTTCGAGATGAAGGGCCTGCGCACGGCACTCTCCATTTGCTACGACCTGCGCTTCCCCGAGCTCTATCGCGCGCTCACGCCCGATCTGATCTGCGCTCCCAGCGCCTTCACCCACACCACGGGCAAGGCCCATTGGGAGCTGCTGCTGCGCGCCCGCGCGGTCGAGAACCTGGCCTACCTGACCGCCCCGGCCCAGGGCGGCCTGCACGAGAACGGCCGCCGCACCTGGGGTCACACGATGATCGTCGACCCCTGGGGCGAGGTGCTGGCCTGCGTGCCCGAGGGGGAGGGCCTGGCCCTGGCCACCTTGGAGCTCCGCCGCCTAGAGGCCGTGCGCAAGGCCCTGCCCTGTTTGCAGCATCGGCGGCTGTGA
- a CDS encoding GNAT family N-acetyltransferase → MSPSAAELLALDALTLREADGGALDLAAQARRIQESLHCAHALGVWREGQLVAYVLLQPQELGRAFVRGFCLHPDWRQAGVLLDLLRAVLAWVTEHGVSELHSHVRKGNAESLALHRQLGFAVVAENEWAYAFVAHAEALTRHPVLRRAARN, encoded by the coding sequence GTGAGCCCGAGCGCCGCTGAACTGCTGGCGCTGGACGCCCTGACCCTGCGCGAGGCCGACGGCGGCGCGCTCGACCTTGCGGCCCAGGCCCGGCGCATCCAGGAGTCGCTGCACTGCGCCCACGCCCTGGGCGTGTGGCGCGAAGGGCAGTTGGTGGCCTACGTGCTGTTGCAGCCGCAAGAGCTTGGCCGCGCCTTTGTGCGGGGCTTTTGCCTGCACCCCGATTGGCGACAGGCCGGCGTGCTGCTAGACCTGCTGCGCGCGGTACTGGCTTGGGTGACTGAACACGGCGTGAGCGAGTTGCACAGCCATGTGCGCAAAGGCAATGCCGAGTCCCTGGCCTTGCATCGACAACTGGGCTTTGCGGTGGTGGCCGAGAACGAGTGGGCCTATGCCTTTGTGGCGCACGCCGAGGCGCTAACGCGGCACCCGGTGCTGCGGCGCGCGGCGCGGAACTGA
- a CDS encoding NYN domain-containing protein: MGPMEANRDAKVAVLVDCDNTTPEILEYALQVVAQFGRLVLRRGYGNPGTLANRWQEALVRLAFSPCLQYQYAAGKNTADIALALDAQEALFDQRADTFCLVTSDSDFAYLCRKLRERGATVYIVGEAKSPDALRNASDQFFEWAAPEVAPEAVECPAKASAPAAPKPPPKKRPKALLDAVALLAAGTPDGRVGLGALGQYMKRTNPAFSPKLYGHAALSDMVRCYPELSLSQENGSGHWVRLKARVPTAPAPQPA; encoded by the coding sequence ATGGGTCCGATGGAAGCGAACCGCGACGCCAAGGTCGCCGTGCTGGTGGATTGCGACAACACCACACCGGAAATCCTGGAGTACGCGCTGCAAGTCGTTGCGCAATTCGGCCGCCTGGTGCTGCGGCGCGGCTACGGCAACCCCGGCACGCTGGCCAACCGCTGGCAGGAAGCCCTGGTGCGACTGGCCTTCAGCCCCTGCCTGCAGTACCAGTACGCGGCGGGCAAGAACACGGCCGACATCGCGCTGGCGCTGGACGCGCAGGAGGCGCTGTTCGATCAGCGCGCCGACACCTTTTGCCTCGTCACCAGCGACTCGGACTTCGCCTATCTGTGCCGCAAGCTGCGCGAGCGCGGTGCCACCGTCTACATCGTTGGCGAGGCCAAGTCACCCGACGCGCTGCGCAACGCCAGCGATCAGTTCTTTGAGTGGGCCGCGCCCGAAGTGGCGCCCGAAGCCGTCGAATGCCCCGCCAAGGCCAGCGCCCCTGCAGCGCCTAAGCCACCGCCAAAGAAACGTCCCAAGGCCCTGCTGGACGCCGTGGCGCTGCTGGCGGCGGGCACGCCGGATGGCCGCGTGGGCCTGGGGGCACTCGGCCAGTACATGAAACGCACCAATCCGGCCTTCTCGCCCAAGCTGTATGGGCACGCCGCCTTGTCGGACATGGTCCGTTGCTACCCCGAGCTAAGCCTGAGCCAAGAAAACGGCTCAGGCCATTGGGTCAGGCTCAAGGCCAGGGTGCCGACCGCGCCGGCGCCCCAGCCCGCCTGA
- a CDS encoding TonB-dependent receptor domain-containing protein, with protein MLPLQSHANTQAVQAATDAFGTSVGRESIGLYTTSSVRGFSPTAAGNVRIDGLYFDQVWSVSARLRTASQVRVGLSAQGFVFPAPTGIVDHQLRRPGSQGSGRLELSADHWGSRYLDLDFAQPLKNSDWGVTGGVSLQHAEFPNGTDSNAWNASLGLWWRPQVGREALVFFSRHATTHDQIGPLFSSGSNSLPPLGPRRQFDGPEWAAYRGVGLNRGLMLSEQLAPDWQLRLGLFHSEFDDARSVSNLFLDLQPDGQGRRLLIIDPRARVASDSGELRLSHRFGPQDWPQRLHLQLAGRARQRQSGGSVTLDLGPRRLGEAIELSEPTFAFGPQALDRVHQNWLGLAYELRHRQSLEFSAGLQKSHYRKDFARPGQAKVEDRAAPWLANLGGAWHLSPTLAAYAGWTRGLEESGVAPGHASNRNQALPAILTRQHDAGLRWQMGPRLKLVAGLFEVRKPYFNLDAANLFTQLGTVRHRGAEISFSGHPSPELRLLAGAVLMQPRVLGEGVSLGRVGERPVGQPERTLKLNAVWTPPVLGGVSLDAALSHLSAMAATRDNRVELPANTELDLGVRLPFNAAPWPMSARLSVTNVADHRSFELRGSGSFAERPGRLVSLSVSSSW; from the coding sequence TTGTTGCCGCTTCAGAGCCACGCCAACACCCAGGCCGTGCAGGCCGCCACCGATGCCTTTGGCACCAGCGTGGGGCGGGAGTCGATCGGTCTGTACACCACCAGCAGCGTGCGCGGCTTCTCGCCCACGGCGGCGGGCAATGTGCGCATCGACGGGCTGTACTTCGACCAGGTCTGGAGCGTCTCGGCGCGCTTGCGCACGGCCAGCCAGGTTCGCGTGGGCCTGTCGGCCCAGGGCTTTGTGTTCCCGGCGCCCACGGGCATCGTGGACCACCAGCTGCGGCGCCCGGGTTCGCAGGGTTCGGGCCGGCTGGAGCTGAGCGCCGACCACTGGGGCAGCCGCTATCTGGATCTGGACTTCGCCCAGCCGCTCAAGAACAGCGACTGGGGTGTGACGGGCGGGGTTTCGCTGCAGCACGCTGAGTTCCCCAATGGCACGGACTCCAACGCCTGGAACGCCAGCCTGGGCCTGTGGTGGCGCCCGCAGGTCGGGCGCGAGGCCTTGGTGTTTTTCTCGCGCCACGCCACCACGCACGATCAGATCGGTCCGCTGTTTAGCAGCGGGAGCAACAGCCTGCCGCCCCTGGGGCCACGCCGGCAGTTCGACGGCCCTGAGTGGGCCGCCTACCGGGGCGTGGGCCTGAACCGCGGCCTGATGCTCAGCGAGCAGTTGGCCCCCGACTGGCAACTGCGCCTGGGTCTGTTCCATTCCGAGTTCGACGACGCGCGCAGCGTCTCCAACCTTTTCCTGGATCTGCAGCCCGACGGCCAGGGGCGAAGGCTTCTGATCATCGACCCGCGCGCTCGTGTCGCCTCGGACAGCGGCGAACTGCGGCTGTCGCACCGCTTCGGCCCGCAGGACTGGCCGCAGCGCCTGCACCTGCAACTGGCCGGGCGTGCGCGCCAGCGCCAAAGCGGCGGCTCCGTCACCCTGGATCTGGGCCCGCGCCGTCTGGGCGAGGCCATCGAGTTGAGCGAGCCCACGTTCGCCTTCGGCCCCCAGGCCCTCGACCGCGTGCACCAGAACTGGCTGGGCCTGGCCTATGAACTGCGCCATCGGCAGAGCCTGGAGTTCAGCGCAGGCTTGCAAAAGAGCCACTACCGCAAGGACTTCGCGCGGCCCGGCCAAGCCAAGGTGGAAGACCGCGCTGCGCCCTGGCTCGCCAACCTGGGCGGGGCCTGGCATCTGAGCCCCACGCTGGCGGCCTATGCGGGCTGGACCCGCGGCCTGGAAGAAAGCGGCGTGGCCCCGGGCCATGCCAGCAACCGCAACCAGGCCCTGCCCGCCATCCTGACGCGCCAGCACGACGCCGGCCTGCGCTGGCAGATGGGGCCGCGCCTGAAGCTGGTGGCGGGCCTCTTTGAAGTGCGCAAGCCCTACTTCAATCTGGACGCCGCCAACCTCTTCACCCAACTGGGCACGGTGCGCCATCGGGGCGCCGAGATCTCGTTCAGCGGCCACCCCAGCCCGGAGCTGCGCCTGCTGGCCGGCGCGGTGCTGATGCAGCCGCGCGTGCTGGGCGAGGGCGTGTCCCTGGGCCGCGTGGGTGAACGTCCGGTGGGCCAGCCCGAGCGCACGCTCAAGCTCAATGCGGTGTGGACGCCTCCGGTCCTCGGTGGTGTGAGCCTGGATGCGGCGCTATCCCACCTGAGCGCGATGGCCGCCACGCGCGACAACCGCGTGGAACTGCCTGCCAACACCGAGTTGGATTTGGGCGTTCGCCTACCCTTCAACGCCGCCCCCTGGCCGATGAGTGCGCGCCTGTCCGTCACCAATGTGGCCGACCACCGCAGCTTCGAGCTGCGCGGCAGCGGCAGCTTTGCCGAGCGCCCGGGGCGGCTCGTGAGCCTGAGTGTGAGCAGTTCCTGGTGA
- a CDS encoding c-type cytochrome: MTSQRWPLSLTLMVLLGACTAPRITNPEPARQLARETQLAPGALYAGWRIYQQRCAQCHGQTAEGLGGAGPNLLQRVGAMGPQRFVEQVLRRYPEGLPASATAAEVLARRQGLLTMPSWQGDPVVEAHLMDLYTYLAGRADGRIGPQPPAR; the protein is encoded by the coding sequence ATGACTTCGCAGCGCTGGCCGCTCTCTCTCACGTTGATGGTCCTTCTGGGGGCCTGCACCGCGCCCCGCATCACCAACCCCGAGCCCGCGCGCCAGCTGGCGCGCGAGACCCAGCTCGCCCCCGGCGCGCTTTACGCCGGCTGGCGCATCTATCAGCAGCGCTGCGCGCAGTGCCATGGCCAGACCGCCGAAGGCCTGGGCGGCGCCGGCCCCAATCTGCTGCAGCGCGTGGGCGCCATGGGCCCGCAGCGCTTTGTCGAGCAGGTGCTGCGCCGCTACCCCGAAGGCCTGCCGGCCAGCGCGACTGCGGCCGAGGTACTGGCGCGCCGCCAGGGCCTGCTCACCATGCCCAGTTGGCAGGGCGACCCGGTGGTGGAGGCGCATCTGATGGACCTTTACACCTACCTGGCCGGCCGCGCCGATGGCCGCATCGGGCCGCAGCCACCGGCGCGCTAG
- a CDS encoding protein adenylyltransferase SelO yields MPFEHSFARELAGLYQPAMPAPVPAPRLLFLNQELAQQLAFPLPDGEGAKAARFTGQTLPEGAQPIAQAYAGHQFGGFSPSLGDGRALLLGEWRAPDGGLHDIAFKGSGRTAYSRSGDGLAAVGPMLREVLIGEALHAMGIPSTRALAVAATGEEVYRDRTLPGAVLTRVAASHLRVGSFQYLAARGRFDELRQLLRFTLQRHYPALQDHPEPELALLRAVSEAQARLMAQWMNVGFIHGVMNTDNMALSGQSIDFGPCAFLEAYDPATHFSSIDRHGRYAYGNQPGIAQWNLARLAETLLPLLADPEGPQGAMDAAVAQVTAVLDEFPTHFDAALRQGQAAKLGLAQPDAALADAWLALLQQGGADFTRAWRELAAAREGNETPLRERLAGTPGLDDWLSRWRAACSASPAQLRAANPAVIPRNHRVEEALAAASEGDDLRPFNELLAALRRPFDEDPALARYWEPAPAAQTACYRTFCGT; encoded by the coding sequence ATGCCCTTCGAACACTCCTTTGCCCGTGAACTCGCCGGCCTCTACCAGCCGGCCATGCCCGCTCCCGTGCCGGCGCCGCGTCTGCTGTTCCTGAACCAGGAACTCGCGCAGCAGCTCGCCTTCCCCCTGCCCGATGGCGAAGGCGCAAAGGCCGCACGGTTCACCGGCCAGACCCTGCCCGAGGGCGCCCAGCCCATTGCCCAGGCCTATGCCGGCCATCAGTTCGGCGGTTTTTCGCCCAGTCTGGGCGACGGCCGCGCTCTGCTGCTGGGCGAATGGCGCGCGCCCGATGGCGGCCTGCACGACATCGCCTTCAAGGGCTCGGGCCGCACCGCCTATTCACGCAGCGGCGACGGCCTGGCCGCCGTGGGCCCGATGCTGCGCGAGGTGCTGATCGGCGAGGCCCTGCATGCCATGGGTATTCCCAGCACCCGCGCGCTGGCCGTGGCCGCCACCGGGGAAGAGGTCTATCGCGACCGCACCCTGCCCGGCGCCGTGCTCACCCGCGTGGCCGCCAGCCATCTGCGCGTCGGCAGCTTCCAATACTTGGCCGCGCGCGGGCGCTTCGATGAACTGCGCCAGCTGCTGCGCTTCACGCTCCAGCGCCATTACCCCGCGCTGCAGGACCACCCCGAACCCGAGCTGGCCCTGCTGCGCGCCGTGAGCGAGGCCCAGGCGCGCTTGATGGCGCAATGGATGAATGTGGGCTTCATCCACGGCGTGATGAACACCGACAACATGGCCCTGAGCGGCCAGAGCATCGACTTCGGCCCCTGCGCCTTCCTGGAGGCCTACGACCCGGCCACGCACTTCAGCTCCATCGACCGCCACGGCCGCTACGCCTATGGCAATCAGCCCGGCATCGCGCAATGGAATCTGGCGCGCCTGGCCGAAACCCTGCTGCCCCTGCTGGCCGACCCCGAGGGCCCGCAAGGCGCGATGGACGCCGCCGTGGCCCAGGTCACCGCCGTACTGGACGAATTCCCCACCCACTTTGATGCCGCGCTGCGCCAGGGCCAGGCCGCCAAGCTGGGCCTGGCGCAGCCCGACGCCGCCCTCGCAGACGCTTGGCTGGCCCTGCTGCAGCAGGGCGGCGCCGACTTCACGCGGGCCTGGCGCGAACTGGCCGCCGCGCGCGAAGGCAATGAGACGCCCTTGCGCGAACGCCTGGCCGGCACCCCCGGCCTGGACGACTGGCTGAGCCGCTGGCGCGCCGCCTGCAGCGCCAGCCCGGCCCAACTGCGCGCGGCGAACCCCGCCGTGATCCCCCGCAACCACCGCGTGGAAGAGGCCCTGGCCGCCGCCAGCGAGGGCGACGACCTGAGGCCCTTCAACGAACTGCTGGCCGCGCTGCGCCGCCCCTTCGACGAAGACCCGGCGCTGGCGCGCTACTGGGAGCCGGCGCCGGCGGCGCAGACCGCCTGCTACCGCACCTTCTGTGGAACCTGA
- a CDS encoding TetR/AcrR family transcriptional regulator codes for MARPRRTEHNRIALLDAGMQQLATQGYHGTGIKQVLDAVSVPKGSFYNYFDSKEGFVAALIDEYAERQLALFEQFVAQSNLSALGKLRAVNAHLLAQFEESDCQRGCLVGSLAAEIGSSSERCTAALERARSAFERGVAGLITAAQSAGELRQDQPADALAALYWATWEGALVRMRLEGRTEAARRIIDTALDLMKP; via the coding sequence ATGGCCCGACCCCGACGCACCGAACACAACCGCATCGCCCTGCTGGATGCCGGCATGCAGCAGCTCGCCACCCAGGGCTATCACGGCACCGGCATCAAGCAGGTGCTGGACGCCGTGTCCGTGCCCAAGGGCTCGTTCTACAACTACTTCGACAGCAAGGAAGGTTTCGTCGCCGCGCTGATCGATGAGTACGCCGAACGCCAGTTGGCGCTGTTCGAGCAGTTCGTGGCGCAAAGCAATCTCTCCGCCCTGGGCAAGCTGCGCGCGGTGAACGCGCACCTGCTGGCGCAGTTTGAAGAGAGCGACTGCCAGCGCGGCTGCCTGGTGGGCAGCCTGGCGGCCGAAATCGGCAGCTCCAGCGAGCGCTGCACCGCCGCGCTGGAGCGTGCCCGCAGCGCCTTCGAGCGTGGCGTGGCCGGCCTGATTACGGCGGCCCAGAGCGCGGGCGAGCTGCGCCAGGACCAGCCCGCCGATGCCCTGGCCGCGCTTTACTGGGCCACCTGGGAGGGCGCCCTGGTGCGCATGCGCCTGGAAGGCCGCACCGAGGCCGCGCGCCGCATCATCGACACGGCGCTGGACCTGATGAAACCCTGA
- a CDS encoding NADH:flavin oxidoreductase/NADH oxidase family protein has translation MPHTANATPTPRLSTPLRLRRGKTIRNRLFKSAMSEQLGDRHHNPKPGLATLYGRWAEGGVGLQMSGNLMISRSALGEPANVVLDEASDLEAFRRWTAAGSAHGTQFWAQLNHPGKQSPKFLSPEPVAPSAIPLQGGLEKGFNTPRALSEAEIEAVIQQFATSARLAKEVGFSGVQIHGAHGYLVSQFLSPRHNQRQDGWGGTAEKRRRFVLAVYAAIRKAVGPHYPVGIKLNSADFQRGGFTEEESMDVVAALAEAGIDLIEISGGTYESPAMVGRAKGAPQKASTRQREAYFLQYAEQVRERVSTPLVVTGGFRTAAGMQAALDSGACDMVGLGRPMALEPDLPQRAMTEPDYAIALRPLTTGVRLVDRMAMLDITWYEHQLARMARGLDPRPALSEWWSFAATLAGSGLYALRQRRA, from the coding sequence ATGCCGCACACCGCCAACGCCACCCCCACCCCACGCCTGTCCACCCCCCTGCGCCTGCGCCGCGGCAAGACCATCCGCAACCGCCTGTTCAAGTCCGCCATGAGCGAGCAGCTGGGCGACCGCCACCACAACCCCAAGCCCGGCCTGGCCACGCTCTATGGCCGCTGGGCCGAGGGCGGCGTGGGCCTGCAGATGTCGGGCAATCTGATGATCTCGCGCAGCGCCCTGGGCGAGCCGGCCAATGTGGTGCTCGATGAAGCCAGCGATCTGGAAGCCTTCCGCCGCTGGACGGCCGCCGGCAGCGCCCACGGCACGCAGTTCTGGGCCCAGCTCAACCACCCCGGCAAGCAAAGCCCCAAGTTCCTCAGCCCGGAACCCGTGGCGCCCTCGGCCATCCCGCTGCAGGGCGGGCTGGAAAAGGGCTTCAACACACCACGCGCGCTGAGCGAGGCCGAGATCGAGGCCGTGATCCAACAGTTCGCCACCAGCGCCCGGCTGGCCAAGGAGGTGGGCTTCAGCGGCGTGCAGATCCACGGCGCGCACGGCTATCTGGTGAGCCAGTTCCTGTCGCCGCGTCACAACCAACGCCAGGACGGATGGGGCGGCACGGCCGAGAAGCGCCGCCGCTTTGTGCTGGCCGTTTACGCCGCCATCCGCAAGGCCGTGGGGCCGCATTACCCAGTGGGCATCAAGCTCAATTCGGCCGACTTCCAAAGGGGCGGCTTCACCGAAGAAGAGTCCATGGACGTGGTGGCCGCGCTGGCCGAGGCCGGCATCGACCTGATCGAGATCAGCGGCGGCACGTATGAAAGCCCGGCCATGGTGGGCCGCGCCAAGGGCGCGCCGCAAAAGGCCTCCACCCGCCAGCGCGAGGCCTACTTTCTGCAATACGCCGAGCAGGTGCGTGAGCGCGTCAGCACCCCGCTGGTGGTGACCGGGGGCTTCCGCACCGCCGCCGGCATGCAGGCCGCGCTGGACTCCGGCGCCTGCGACATGGTGGGCCTGGGCCGCCCCATGGCCCTGGAGCCCGACCTGCCCCAGCGCGCCATGACGGAGCCCGACTACGCCATCGCCCTGCGCCCCCTGACCACGGGCGTGCGCCTGGTGGACCGCATGGCCATGCTGGACATCACCTGGTACGAGCACCAACTGGCGCGCATGGCCCGCGGCCTGGACCCCCGCCCCGCGCTGAGCGAATGGTGGTCCTTCGCCGCTACGCTTGCCGGCTCGGGGCTGTATGCGCTGCGGCAGCGGCGCGCTTGA
- a CDS encoding efflux RND transporter permease subunit produces MFNWIVHTSLKNRLFVLVFAALLMGYGGLTAWHTPVDVFPDLNKPVVTVLTEAGGMAPQEVEQLVSFPLETALNGMPGVTRVRSTSGVGLSIVYAEFDWGTEPYRNRQLVAERLALVREQLPGGLAPQMGPVSSIMGEIMLIALPLKAEGEGEVVGSAMAAREYADFVLRPRLLSIPGVAQVIPIGGEVRTLRVAPDPTRMAQFGVTLGQIEQALQGYASNAGGGFIDLNRREYLIRHIGRLARGDALAAELAGVAVAWKDGRALLLEQVATVGFAPGLKRGDAGYKGQPAVVLSVQKQPTADTIKLSAQIDQALVELKQGLPKDIAAPRVLFRQADFIQASITNVQQALRDGAIMVAIVLFAFLLSARTTVISLIAIPLSLAVTALVFKLLGQSINVMTLGGLAIAIGELVDDAVVDVENILRRLKQNRLAAQPLPLLEVVRQASVEVRSGIVYATVIVVLVFVPLFALPGIEGRLFSPLGVAYIVSILASMLVSMTVTPVLCSYWLPTMKRLDHGDSPLVAWLKRQDERLLGWSFARAKGLMAGTVLAVALALASLPFFPRAFLPAFNEGSLVLSLLMQPGTALAEANRMGALAEQLIAEVPEVVQVGRRTGRAELDEHAEGVHSAEIDVDLRKSARDREAVMADIRARLAVLPAQVAIGQPISHRLDHLLSGVRAQIAIKIFGDDLDTLRALAEGLRAELSTVPGLVDLTVEKQVLIPQITVRLDARKAAQAGLAPGEAIRLLQTLTDGAHGAEIVDGGRRFDLVLRLPDERRSPQDLARTLIDTPAGRLPLSSIATVEESDGPNQIGRENGRRRINVYANTDGRDMTEVVAQVRERIARQQLPTGVFISLEGQFQAQEQSMRLIAGLSLISLLMMVLVLHQRYRSGVLVAIVLANIPLALIGAVLAMWIAGVSLSVASMVGFITLAGIATRNGILKISHYINLCRLEGEAFGQPMIVRGSLERLTPVLMTALVAAFALTPLLLAADAPGKEILHPVAVVIFGGLISSTLLDTLLTPVLYWCFGRKPTEALLAEHSAQREAF; encoded by the coding sequence ATGTTCAATTGGATCGTTCACACCAGCCTGAAGAACCGGCTCTTCGTGCTGGTCTTCGCCGCGCTGTTGATGGGCTACGGCGGCTTGACCGCCTGGCACACCCCGGTCGATGTCTTCCCCGACCTGAACAAGCCCGTCGTCACCGTCCTCACCGAGGCCGGCGGCATGGCGCCGCAGGAGGTGGAGCAGCTGGTCAGCTTCCCGCTGGAAACCGCGCTCAATGGCATGCCGGGCGTGACCCGCGTGCGCTCGACCTCGGGCGTGGGCCTGTCCATCGTCTACGCCGAGTTCGACTGGGGCACCGAGCCCTATCGCAACCGGCAGCTCGTGGCCGAGCGCCTGGCCCTGGTGCGCGAGCAACTGCCCGGCGGCCTGGCGCCGCAGATGGGGCCGGTGTCGTCCATCATGGGCGAGATCATGCTGATCGCGCTGCCGCTCAAGGCCGAGGGCGAAGGTGAGGTTGTAGGTTCGGCGATGGCCGCACGCGAGTACGCCGACTTCGTGCTGCGTCCGCGCCTGCTCTCCATCCCCGGCGTGGCCCAAGTGATCCCGATTGGCGGCGAGGTACGCACCCTGCGCGTGGCGCCCGACCCCACCCGCATGGCGCAGTTCGGCGTCACGCTCGGCCAGATCGAGCAGGCCTTGCAGGGCTACGCCAGCAACGCCGGCGGCGGCTTCATTGACCTGAACCGGCGCGAATACCTCATCCGCCACATCGGCCGGCTGGCGCGCGGCGATGCCCTGGCCGCCGAACTGGCCGGCGTGGCCGTAGCCTGGAAAGACGGCCGTGCCCTGCTGCTGGAACAGGTGGCGACGGTGGGCTTTGCCCCCGGCCTCAAGCGCGGCGACGCCGGCTACAAGGGTCAGCCCGCCGTGGTGCTCAGCGTGCAAAAGCAGCCCACGGCTGACACCATCAAACTGAGCGCACAGATCGACCAGGCCCTGGTCGAGTTGAAGCAAGGCTTGCCCAAAGACATCGCCGCCCCGCGCGTGCTGTTCCGCCAGGCCGACTTCATCCAGGCCTCCATCACCAATGTGCAGCAGGCGCTGCGCGACGGCGCCATCATGGTCGCCATCGTGTTGTTCGCCTTCCTGCTGTCGGCGCGCACCACGGTCATCTCGCTGATCGCCATTCCGCTCTCGCTGGCCGTCACCGCCCTGGTCTTCAAGCTGCTGGGGCAGTCCATCAATGTGATGACTTTGGGCGGTCTGGCCATCGCCATTGGCGAGCTGGTGGACGACGCGGTGGTGGATGTGGAGAACATCCTGCGCCGGCTGAAACAGAACCGGCTCGCCGCGCAGCCACTGCCACTGTTGGAAGTGGTGCGTCAGGCCAGCGTGGAGGTGCGCTCCGGCATCGTCTACGCCACGGTCATCGTGGTGCTGGTCTTCGTGCCGTTGTTCGCGCTGCCGGGTATCGAGGGGCGGCTGTTCTCGCCGCTCGGGGTGGCCTACATCGTGTCCATCCTGGCCTCGATGCTGGTGTCCATGACGGTCACGCCCGTTCTGTGCAGCTACTGGCTACCCACGATGAAAAGGCTGGACCATGGCGACAGCCCGTTGGTGGCCTGGCTCAAGCGCCAGGACGAACGCCTGCTGGGCTGGAGCTTTGCGCGCGCCAAGGGTCTGATGGCGGGGACTGTGCTGGCGGTGGCGCTGGCGCTGGCCAGCCTGCCCTTCTTCCCGCGCGCCTTCCTGCCGGCCTTCAACGAGGGCTCGCTGGTGCTCAGCCTGTTGATGCAGCCGGGCACCGCGCTGGCCGAGGCCAATCGCATGGGCGCCCTGGCCGAGCAGTTGATCGCCGAGGTGCCCGAGGTGGTGCAGGTGGGCCGCCGCACCGGCCGCGCCGAGCTGGACGAACACGCGGAAGGGGTGCACTCGGCCGAGATCGATGTGGACCTGCGCAAATCCGCGCGCGATCGCGAGGCGGTGATGGCCGACATCCGCGCCCGGCTGGCCGTGCTGCCGGCGCAGGTGGCCATCGGTCAGCCCATCTCGCACCGGCTGGATCACTTGCTCTCGGGCGTGCGCGCGCAGATCGCCATCAAGATCTTTGGCGACGACCTCGATACCTTGCGTGCCCTGGCCGAGGGCCTGCGCGCCGAGCTGAGCACCGTGCCCGGCCTGGTGGACCTGACGGTGGAAAAGCAGGTGCTGATCCCGCAGATCACCGTGCGCCTGGACGCCCGCAAGGCGGCCCAGGCCGGCCTGGCGCCGGGCGAAGCCATCCGCCTGCTGCAGACCCTGACCGATGGCGCGCATGGTGCCGAGATCGTGGATGGGGGGCGCCGCTTTGACCTGGTTCTGAGGTTGCCCGACGAGCGCCGCAGCCCGCAGGACCTGGCCCGCACCCTGATCGACACCCCGGCCGGCCGCCTGCCGCTCAGCAGCATCGCCACCGTGGAGGAGAGCGACGGCCCGAACCAGATCGGGCGCGAGAACGGCCGCCGCCGCATCAATGTCTACGCCAATACCGACGGCCGCGACATGACCGAGGTGGTGGCCCAGGTGCGCGAGCGCATTGCGCGACAGCAGCTGCCCACCGGCGTCTTCATCAGCCTGGAGGGGCAGTTCCAGGCGCAGGAGCAATCGATGCGCCTGATCGCCGGCCTGTCGCTGATCTCGCTCCTGATGATGGTGCTGGTACTGCACCAGCGCTACCGCTCGGGCGTGCTGGTGGCCATCGTGCTGGCCAACATCCCGCTGGCCCTCATCGGCGCGGTGCTGGCCATGTGGATAGCGGGCGTGAGCCTGTCGGTGGCGTCAATGGTGGGCTTCATCACCCTGGCCGGCATCGCCACGCGCAACGGCATCCTGAAGATCAGCCACTACATCAATCTGTGCCGGTTGGAGGGCGAGGCCTTTGGCCAGCCCATGATCGTGCGCGGCTCGCTGGAGCGCCTGACCCCGGTGCTGATGACGGCCCTGGTGGCGGCCTTTGCGCTCACGCCCCTGCTGCTGGCCGCCGATGCCCCGGGCAAGGAAATCCTGCACCCGGTGGCGGTGGTGATCTTTGGCGGGCTGATCAGCAGCACGCTCTTGGATACCTTGCTGACCCCGGTGCTCTACTGGTGCTTTGGCCGCAAGCCCACCGAGGCCCTGCTGGCGGAACACAGCGCCCAACGCGAAGCCTTCTGA